A portion of the Pseudomonas sp. GR 6-02 genome contains these proteins:
- the dsbD gene encoding protein-disulfide reductase DsbD has product MRRLFLFFVLLISGVAQAGINPFDTKPEFLPVEKAFAFTSERLESGETQLYWQITDGYYLYQKRLNFEGLSAQQHPVLPDGEAHSDEFFGEQEVYRQGLELKIPAGATGQIKVGFQGCADAGLCYPPQTQIVDLGGKATASAASEAPDQALASGLQQRALGWSLLVFFGLGLLLAFTPCSLPMLPILAGLIVGSGATPKRGFALAGSYVISMALVYAAMGVLAASLGANLQALLQSPWLLGSFAAVFVLLALPMFGFFELQLPVAVRDRLEHVSRSQRGGNLMGAGVLGALSGLLVGPCMTAPLAGALLYIAQSGNALHGGLILFALGIGIGVPLLLLVTVGNRFLPKPGAWMNLLKGVFGFLFLATALLMLRPVLDESLWLGMCGGLLLIAAYSAWKQSQGFGRVAHLFGASSLLLGLWGSLLVVGAAGGSDDPYQPLQVYSAGRTGAVSPSAHDAFTTIKEPASLQRELDAAKAQGQWVLLDYYADWCVSCKVMEKQVFGKPQVLDALSDVRLLRLDVTADNAASRELLGRYKVPGPPSLLWIGTDGEERRSQRITGEVDAGTFLQRWTTTRDAR; this is encoded by the coding sequence ATGCGTCGACTGTTTCTATTTTTTGTTCTCTTGATCTCGGGTGTGGCCCAGGCAGGGATAAATCCGTTCGACACCAAACCTGAATTCTTGCCAGTGGAAAAGGCCTTTGCCTTTACCTCCGAACGCCTCGAATCAGGTGAAACACAGCTCTATTGGCAGATTACCGACGGTTATTACCTTTATCAGAAACGCCTGAATTTCGAAGGTTTGTCTGCGCAACAGCACCCGGTATTACCTGACGGCGAAGCACACAGCGATGAGTTCTTCGGCGAACAAGAGGTTTATCGCCAAGGCCTGGAGCTGAAGATTCCGGCGGGAGCCACCGGTCAGATCAAGGTGGGTTTCCAGGGGTGTGCCGATGCCGGTTTGTGTTATCCGCCGCAAACCCAGATCGTGGACCTGGGCGGCAAGGCTACTGCATCTGCGGCCAGCGAAGCGCCGGACCAAGCCTTGGCCAGCGGCCTGCAACAACGTGCGCTGGGCTGGAGCTTGTTGGTGTTCTTTGGTCTGGGCCTGTTGCTGGCCTTCACCCCTTGCTCGTTGCCGATGCTGCCGATTCTGGCGGGGTTGATCGTTGGCAGTGGTGCCACGCCCAAACGCGGTTTTGCCCTCGCCGGCAGTTATGTGATCAGCATGGCGCTGGTGTATGCGGCGATGGGTGTTCTGGCGGCGTCGCTTGGCGCGAACCTTCAAGCGCTGTTGCAGAGTCCATGGCTGTTAGGCAGCTTTGCGGCGGTGTTCGTGCTGCTGGCCTTGCCGATGTTCGGTTTTTTTGAACTGCAATTGCCGGTGGCCGTGCGGGATCGGCTGGAACATGTTTCACGCAGCCAGCGCGGTGGCAACCTGATGGGCGCCGGTGTGCTGGGGGCCTTGTCCGGTCTGTTGGTGGGGCCGTGCATGACTGCCCCATTGGCCGGCGCCCTGCTCTATATCGCCCAGAGCGGAAATGCGCTGCACGGCGGGTTGATTCTGTTCGCCCTGGGCATCGGCATCGGTGTGCCGCTGTTGCTGCTGGTCACCGTCGGCAATCGCTTCCTGCCTAAACCTGGCGCCTGGATGAACCTGCTCAAGGGTGTGTTCGGTTTCCTGTTTCTCGCCACGGCTTTGCTGATGCTGCGCCCGGTGCTGGATGAATCGCTGTGGCTCGGTATGTGTGGCGGTTTGCTGCTGATCGCCGCCTACAGCGCCTGGAAGCAGTCCCAGGGGTTTGGCCGCGTTGCCCATCTGTTCGGCGCCAGTTCGCTGCTGCTGGGGTTATGGGGCAGCCTGCTGGTGGTCGGTGCGGCGGGCGGCAGTGACGATCCGTATCAGCCGTTGCAGGTGTACAGCGCCGGTCGTACCGGCGCTGTCTCGCCAAGCGCTCACGATGCATTCACTACGATCAAGGAGCCCGCGTCCCTGCAGCGCGAGCTCGACGCCGCCAAGGCCCAGGGCCAATGGGTGCTGCTGGACTATTACGCCGACTGGTGTGTGTCGTGCAAAGTCATGGAAAAACAGGTCTTCGGCAAACCTCAGGTACTGGATGCGCTGAGCGATGTGCGCTTGCTACGGCTGGACGTCACCGCCGACAATGCCGCCAGCCGCGAACTGCTCGGCCGTTATAAAGTGCCGGGGCCGCCGAGCCTGTTGTGGATCGGCACCGACGGCGAAGAGCGTCGCAGCCAGCGCATCACCGGCGAGGTCGATGCCGGCACTTTCCTGCAACGCTGGACCACCACCCGAGACGCTCGTTAA
- a CDS encoding response regulator, translating into MHVLVCEDDELIASGIVAGLTAQGLTVEHVATASAARAMLKVAEFDVMVLDLGLPDEDGLKLLQQLRHSGLEIPVLILTARDSVTDRVDGLQAGADDYLLKPFDLRELAARLHTLLRRVAGRSVNLIEHGRLTYDPSSRETMLGGQPVDLSRREQSLLQALLHNRGRVLSTEQLKDSVYGFNDELESNALNVHIHHLRRKLGNGIVETVRGLGYRLGPADGGEESK; encoded by the coding sequence ATGCATGTACTGGTTTGCGAAGACGATGAGCTGATCGCCAGCGGAATTGTTGCCGGCCTGACCGCGCAAGGCCTGACCGTCGAGCACGTCGCCACCGCGTCGGCTGCCCGGGCGATGCTCAAGGTGGCTGAGTTCGATGTCATGGTGCTCGACCTTGGCCTTCCCGATGAGGATGGCCTGAAGCTGTTGCAGCAGTTGCGTCACAGTGGCCTGGAGATTCCGGTGTTGATTCTCACGGCGCGGGATTCGGTCACCGATCGCGTCGACGGTTTGCAGGCCGGGGCCGACGATTACTTGCTCAAGCCTTTTGACCTGCGCGAACTGGCAGCGCGCCTGCACACCTTGCTGCGACGAGTGGCGGGGCGCAGCGTCAACCTGATCGAGCACGGTCGTTTGACCTACGATCCGAGCAGCCGCGAAACCATGCTGGGCGGTCAGCCGGTGGACCTTTCCCGTCGCGAGCAATCGCTGTTGCAAGCCTTGCTGCACAACCGTGGTCGCGTACTCTCAACCGAGCAACTGAAAGACAGCGTCTACGGTTTCAACGATGAGCTGGAAAGCAACGCCCTTAACGTCCATATCCATCACCTGCGGCGTAAACTCGGCAATGGCATTGTCGAGACGGTGCGTGGCCTGGGCTATCGCCTGGGGCCGGCCGATGGCGGAGAAGAATCGAAGTGA
- a CDS encoding ATP-binding protein has translation MMSLRLRLSLTLGAAFALIWALAAAWMLSDLRNQMMFSLDQRLVASARMVAGLLEQLPALPSKGEGTHFSAEQLNIPGGMACQVSSLRGEILARSHSNPEQALEAEKMGFHDQIIDGAPWRSFTLARGDVRITTADRQIEREALNMSILLAASVPVGVALLGCLCLLWLGIGQGLAPLNRMRDALMRRSADSLEPLQIQPLPSELQPLLETQNQLFQRIGKTIERERRLTGDAAHELRSPLTAIKTHLQVARMTDGAARDQSLARAEEGADRLHRTLEQLLLLARVEGSLSFDDGVQCSAEQVAKLAIQDAASGDRQRIKFQVPARFSDAPLQMPAVLSIAALRNLLDNALRHTPGDRAVELSLETNGNRVHFLVRDHGPGIAEDDLQHLTQRFWRNGQSTGCGLGLAIVQAIVQRCGCTLHFDSRPDGLRVELTMPLQPV, from the coding sequence GTGATGAGCCTGCGTTTGCGTCTGAGCCTGACCCTCGGCGCCGCATTTGCGCTGATCTGGGCCCTGGCCGCCGCCTGGATGCTCAGCGATCTGCGCAACCAGATGATGTTTTCCCTCGACCAGCGGCTGGTTGCCTCGGCGCGGATGGTCGCCGGGTTACTGGAGCAACTGCCGGCATTGCCGAGCAAGGGCGAGGGCACCCATTTCAGCGCTGAACAACTGAATATCCCCGGCGGCATGGCCTGTCAGGTCAGCTCGTTGCGCGGCGAGATTCTGGCCCGCAGCCACAGCAACCCCGAGCAAGCGCTGGAGGCCGAGAAAATGGGTTTCCACGATCAGATTATCGACGGCGCGCCATGGCGCAGTTTCACCTTGGCGCGGGGCGATGTGCGCATTACCACCGCCGACCGGCAGATCGAGCGTGAAGCGCTGAACATGTCCATTCTGCTGGCGGCTTCGGTGCCCGTCGGCGTGGCGCTGCTTGGCTGCCTGTGCCTGTTGTGGCTCGGCATCGGTCAGGGGCTGGCACCGCTCAATCGTATGCGCGATGCGTTGATGCGGCGTAGCGCCGATTCTCTGGAGCCATTGCAGATCCAGCCGTTGCCCAGCGAATTGCAACCGCTGCTGGAAACCCAGAATCAGTTGTTCCAGCGCATCGGCAAGACCATCGAGCGTGAACGACGCCTGACCGGTGATGCGGCGCACGAATTGCGTAGCCCGCTGACTGCGATCAAAACCCACCTGCAAGTGGCGCGCATGACCGACGGTGCCGCACGGGATCAGTCCCTGGCCCGGGCCGAAGAGGGCGCCGACCGTCTGCACCGTACCCTTGAACAATTGCTGCTGCTGGCGCGTGTCGAGGGCAGCTTGTCGTTCGATGATGGCGTGCAGTGCAGCGCTGAGCAGGTGGCAAAACTGGCGATTCAGGATGCCGCCAGCGGCGATCGTCAGCGGATCAAGTTTCAGGTGCCGGCCAGATTCTCCGATGCGCCGCTGCAAATGCCCGCAGTGCTGTCGATTGCTGCATTACGCAACTTGCTCGACAACGCCTTGCGCCATACACCGGGCGATAGGGCGGTGGAGCTGAGCCTGGAAACCAATGGCAATCGCGTGCACTTTCTGGTGCGCGACCACGGTCCGGGAATTGCCGAAGACGACTTGCAACACCTGACCCAACGCTTCTGGCGCAATGGCCAGAGCACCGGTTGCGGCCTCGGTCTGGCGATTGTCCAGGCCATCGTCCAGCGCTGCGGCTGTACCCTGCATTTCGACAGCCGGCCGGATGGCCTGCGGGTTGAATTGACGATGCCGTTGCAACCTGTCTAA
- a CDS encoding GNAT family N-acetyltransferase, translated as MTASIHICKATSADAGIISRIVERSIRVGCALDHRNDPRTVATWTHNKTIEHVQPWLNDPRLYLNIALLQDKPVGVAMAAISGKVAFCYVQPEWFRRGAGQALVHDLETWLIAQGLPQVRLNSTRTGEAFYHRLGYRACAEAFTVAGLHAIPMHKALPPPS; from the coding sequence ATGACTGCATCGATACACATCTGCAAGGCAACGTCTGCCGACGCCGGCATCATCAGCCGAATCGTCGAGCGCTCCATTCGCGTCGGCTGCGCGCTCGACCACCGTAACGACCCGCGAACCGTCGCCACCTGGACCCACAACAAAACCATCGAACACGTGCAGCCCTGGCTGAACGACCCGCGGTTGTACCTGAACATCGCCCTGTTGCAAGACAAACCGGTCGGCGTCGCCATGGCGGCGATCAGCGGCAAGGTTGCGTTTTGTTACGTGCAACCGGAATGGTTTCGACGGGGCGCCGGACAAGCGTTGGTGCATGATCTGGAGACGTGGTTGATTGCTCAGGGTTTGCCCCAGGTACGTCTCAACAGCACGCGCACCGGCGAAGCGTTTTACCACCGCCTGGGTTACCGGGCTTGCGCTGAAGCTTTCACGGTGGCGGGGCTCCACGCCATTCCCATGCACAAGGCGCTGCCACCACCTTCATAG